CCTGCCAGGTTCTTCCAGAACAGGAGTTATGAAAACAGTGGAACCCGATCGCTCCATTTGCCATCTTAAAAATACAGGCATCCTTTCCTGAATGATTTTCATCAAACGGGCAGCGCTCCAGGATATATTTCATCCCGCTGCCATATGCGGCTTTGGTGTACCGGATCCCATGTTCATCCAGCCACTGGTCCAGGTCAAATCCCATCGGATTATAACGGTTATAGCTCTGCGGCTTCTCCGGCACGGGCAGATATCCGGCCAGCTTCTGGAGCAGTGCCTTATCGTTCTGCCTGGGCGTTTCCGGCGTCTGGACGATATAGCTCATCCTGTGGGGGCGTTCCGGGGTGTCGGCACCCTTCTGCGCCATAGTCCCATACAGTTTACAGACCCTGGCCGGGTTAAAGTTTGCCGTATCCACGCTGACCTGCTCATCCGAAAAGAACAGGGCCAGGACCGCCAGGCAATCCTTGACCAGTTTCTTATTCTCCTCATTCACCACAAGGCCGATACTGTACAGCAGATGGACCCCGTTTCCGCTGAACCCCACAACCGGCTCCTCAAAGCCATTCTGTTTCATGAACGCGTACACCTCATTGCCCTTTTTCTTCGCAAGCATGATCTGATTATCGCTGGAGGAAGTCCCTGCTGCACGAACCGGGTCAATATCCACAAGCAGCCAGGTATATCCCTCTATGTCCGTATCTGTTGTTGTCGGGGACACGTTGTTCATGAAGCGGTTTCTCTGCTGTCTGGAATAGCACTCATCCTTGATTCCGTTCAGCGTGATATAAACATTACAGCTGTCATCCATGCGGATCCCCTTCATCGCATTGATGCAGGCCTCAACATCCCGGAAATACCCGCTCACGTTTTTCTTGCTGGAGGCAATAATGCGCACCTCAAACAGATCATTCTGCGGTTTCAGTATGGAGATAGCTTTCCTGATTTCATTTTCATCAAATCTCACTGCATGTTCCTCCCAAATTTCTTCTCGGGCTGATTCTGATTTCCATCATGATCAAGCCCACGTTTTGACTGGCTCTGTGTAAAGAGCGTCTCAAACTTTTCCCGGAACTTCTTTGTGCTCCGTATGTTAGTTTTCCAGAAACTATCGGATATGGCAAACTGGAGAGCTTGTCTTATCTCCTCCTCACGCAATCCATCCAGCCTTTTCATCTTCTCAATCTCCGCTGCCCACTTTATCTTCTTTTCCAGTGTGTCTGGCACCTTTGATTTCGGGTACGTCTCCAGGCACGATTCAATCAGCATTGCTACACACTGCATTTCAAAGCTATCAGGATCTGAGAAACCAGAAGGAAGAGGAGGCGTTGACCCACCAGGGGCAACGATATCTTTTTCTTCTTTCTCTAACTCTAACTCTTTCTCTTTCTCTAACTCTTTCTCTTGTCGGACAACGTCCACCACGGTGAGGACATTGTCCCCAGCCTGTCCTATTTTAGCCCTATAATTTCTCTTTTTTTCCGCCCATTTAGTCTCACATCCAGTCATATTTTCAACCTCAACCATGAAGATTGTTTTATCGTCCATGACCTCGATCATCCGCAGTTTTGTAAATACACCGACCGCCGCCCTTACAACGTCGATATTGGTATTTGTGACTGTGGATAACATGCTTTCGTCGTATGGAATGGCATCAGAAAAACGCAACATCCCATTATGTGAAACACTTTCAACCAGCAGTTTTAAATAAAACAGGATATAATCTTTTCCATTTGGCATTGCCTCTATAATCCGGATATCATGCCTTTTAAAAAAGTTCTTATCCAGTTTCAACCAGTAATATTTTTTCGCCTGCTCCGCCAAGTTTCTACGCCTCCATATTCGTATTTTCAGCCTGATGTTTAGTAGATTCTTTTCCCCTCCGCCAACAATTAAAGTCAGCGGAGGCAGTCCTTTGGCATTGTCGTGACACAATAAGCTCTGGACAAATACTATGTAATGCCGGACACGCCGGACGCATTACCCTTTTCCCTATGTTGTGGTCTTACATGCATACTTGCAGACAGCCTATATCACTGCTGTTTTCACCAATGCCACAAATGCTAAATTTCAGTTTACCAAATTAATGCCTGTCCACATCTACTACAAAAAACTTGTGAACCAGTAACAACAGATAAACATTCAGGACAATGATGAACCTTTGTACCTGCTTTAAAAATCACCCTACCAACGTCCACATCTTCCTCAAATATTTTGATTATGGTTTTTTGTGGAATCTGTTTTTTCAATGCCTCAACCGCCGTATGTCTTATCGCAAGA
This portion of the Clostridium sp. AN503 genome encodes:
- a CDS encoding phage replisome organizer N-terminal domain-containing protein produces the protein MAEQAKKYYWLKLDKNFFKRHDIRIIEAMPNGKDYILFYLKLLVESVSHNGMLRFSDAIPYDESMLSTVTNTNIDVVRAAVGVFTKLRMIEVMDDKTIFMVEVENMTGCETKWAEKKRNYRAKIGQAGDNVLTVVDVVRQEKELEKEKELELEKEEKDIVAPGGSTPPLPSGFSDPDSFEMQCVAMLIESCLETYPKSKVPDTLEKKIKWAAEIEKMKRLDGLREEEIRQALQFAISDSFWKTNIRSTKKFREKFETLFTQSQSKRGLDHDGNQNQPEKKFGRNMQ